From Coriobacteriaceae bacterium, a single genomic window includes:
- a CDS encoding class I SAM-dependent methyltransferase, with the protein MKCKIEKNTVQETLILPLYSRKLCTELYPNLYRDETAVRLLDQIDYDFSEAAKSSHSLMQRFGALEVAMRQGDLAFEVQDYLKGHPNAAVVNLGCGLDNTGRTCDNGRCKIYNLDFPDVIALRQQLLPAGDREQNIPCDLKDTTWFSKIDASGGAVFFASGVFYYFLTQQVRELVREMADAFPGGVLVFDAANRTAVKMIAKTWLKTAKIKDVGAYFAVSDAAKEIGTWDSRLQVTSRGYMLGYNDLRDPSVSGFFRFLARVGDNGMKMQIVKIRF; encoded by the coding sequence ATGAAATGTAAAATTGAGAAAAACACCGTTCAGGAGACGCTGATCCTCCCGCTGTATTCCCGGAAGCTGTGTACGGAGCTGTACCCGAACCTTTATAGGGATGAAACAGCGGTTCGTCTGCTCGACCAAATCGACTACGACTTTTCAGAGGCAGCGAAAAGCTCCCACAGCCTGATGCAGCGTTTTGGTGCGCTGGAGGTGGCCATGCGGCAGGGTGATCTTGCTTTCGAGGTACAGGATTACCTGAAAGGCCACCCCAATGCGGCGGTGGTCAATCTGGGCTGCGGACTGGACAACACCGGCAGAACCTGCGACAACGGTAGATGCAAGATTTACAATCTGGACTTCCCGGATGTGATTGCCTTGCGGCAGCAGCTACTGCCCGCCGGGGATCGAGAACAAAATATCCCCTGCGACCTGAAAGACACCACATGGTTTAGCAAAATCGATGCCTCCGGCGGGGCGGTGTTCTTTGCCTCCGGGGTGTTCTATTACTTTCTGACCCAGCAGGTCCGGGAACTGGTGCGGGAGATGGCGGACGCTTTCCCCGGCGGTGTGCTGGTCTTTGATGCTGCCAATCGGACAGCAGTAAAGATGATCGCAAAAACATGGCTTAAGACTGCAAAAATCAAGGATGTGGGGGCATATTTTGCGGTTTCGGATGCCGCCAAGGAAATCGGCACGTGGGACAGCCGTCTGCAGGTCACAAGTCGCGGCTATATGCTGGGTTATAACGATTTGAGAGACCCTTCTGTCAGCGGCTTTTTCCGGTTTCTCGCAAGGGTCGGTGACAACGGGATGAAAATGCAAATCGTGAAAATAAGATTTTGA
- a CDS encoding class I SAM-dependent methyltransferase: MHERKGFWDKNAGRYDRFMRNDRAAYEKMYGLIRPVVKAKTVLEVATGTGLIAKNIVNAAAHIEATDASAKMILEAKRDNQSAKLHFSVQDMFCLPYAQKSFEVVVASNALHIVPHPEKALQEIRRVLKDDGVLIAPTFTHAGNSVPGKAKAFFMSMAGFPLHSRWTSEEYLCFLRQNGWSVQKSAVLKASFPLTYAECTKLEGPDVVL, encoded by the coding sequence ATGCACGAACGCAAGGGCTTCTGGGACAAGAATGCTGGTCGGTACGACCGTTTCATGCGAAACGACCGGGCGGCGTATGAGAAGATGTATGGGCTGATCCGGCCGGTGGTGAAAGCAAAAACCGTACTGGAGGTTGCCACCGGCACGGGGCTTATCGCAAAGAACATCGTGAATGCGGCGGCGCACATCGAGGCTACGGACGCTTCTGCAAAGATGATCCTTGAAGCAAAGCGGGACAATCAATCCGCAAAGTTACACTTTTCCGTACAAGATATGTTCTGCCTGCCCTATGCACAGAAGTCCTTCGAAGTGGTGGTCGCGTCCAACGCGCTTCACATAGTGCCGCATCCGGAAAAGGCCCTGCAAGAAATCAGGCGGGTGCTGAAGGACGACGGCGTGCTCATCGCGCCAACCTTCACCCACGCGGGGAACTCGGTTCCCGGCAAGGCAAAAGCCTTTTTCATGAGTATGGCGGGATTCCCCCTCCATAGCAGATGGACAAGCGAGGAATACCTGTGTTTCCTGCGTCAAAACGGCTGGTCGGTGCAGAAAAGCGCGGTGCTGAAGGCCTCGTTCCCGTTGACCTATGCGGAATGCACGAAATTGGAGGGGCCAGATGTCGTTCTTTGA
- a CDS encoding YjdF family protein, producing MQISVSSTLTVYHDGQFWVGLAEHVEGGRYGVARIVFGAEPSDEEILRFATSEWEKLSFFGDKATETNKPAKNPKRRAREAAKTLKRPAMSTKAQQALAAQREAMKQESAHARSRRRAEEADARFEQRKLKRKQKHRGH from the coding sequence ATGCAGATCAGCGTGTCGTCCACCCTGACCGTATATCACGACGGTCAATTCTGGGTCGGGCTGGCGGAGCACGTCGAGGGCGGAAGGTATGGCGTCGCCCGCATCGTCTTCGGCGCGGAGCCGTCCGATGAGGAGATCCTGCGATTCGCTACAAGCGAATGGGAGAAGCTCTCGTTCTTCGGCGACAAGGCCACTGAAACAAACAAGCCCGCGAAGAACCCCAAGCGGCGCGCCCGTGAGGCGGCGAAAACCCTTAAGCGGCCCGCGATGAGCACCAAGGCGCAGCAGGCGCTCGCAGCACAGAGAGAAGCGATGAAACAGGAGTCAGCTCATGCAAGAAGCCGACGCCGCGCGGAAGAGGCTGATGCGCGCTTCGAGCAGCGAAAGCTGAAGCGCAAGCAGAAGCATCGTGGGCATTGA
- a CDS encoding class I SAM-dependent methyltransferase: MSFFENTRKPVGLGGKLMVAMMNLGHGPVARWGLRFLRLAPNAKVLDCGCGGGANIKRLLEKCPHGVVKGIDYSPVSVEKARKLNRVAIQEGRCAVLQGSVADMVFEDSYFDAATAFETVYFWPDLPRCFREVWRVLKPGGTILICNESNGDTDKDERWTQIIGGMTIYKDIELKACLEQAGFHEVQIHKKKKWLCVTARK, encoded by the coding sequence ATGTCGTTCTTTGAAAACACCCGCAAGCCCGTGGGCCTCGGCGGAAAACTTATGGTTGCAATGATGAATCTGGGCCACGGCCCTGTGGCGCGGTGGGGACTTCGATTTCTACGACTTGCGCCAAACGCCAAGGTGCTGGATTGCGGCTGCGGCGGCGGGGCGAACATAAAACGGCTGCTGGAAAAATGCCCGCATGGCGTCGTCAAGGGCATCGACTATTCGCCCGTCAGCGTGGAAAAGGCTAGAAAGCTCAACCGAGTTGCAATTCAGGAGGGGCGTTGCGCCGTTCTGCAAGGCAGTGTGGCGGATATGGTGTTTGAGGATAGCTACTTCGATGCTGCCACGGCCTTTGAGACCGTCTATTTTTGGCCTGATTTGCCCCGATGCTTCCGTGAGGTCTGGCGGGTGCTGAAGCCGGGCGGGACAATTCTTATCTGCAACGAGAGCAATGGCGACACGGACAAGGACGAGAGGTGGACGCAGATCATCGGCGGCATGACCATCTACAAGGACATTGAATTAAAGGCATGTCTGGAGCAGGCGGGTTTTCACGAGGTGCAGATACACAAAAAGAAAAAGTGGCTCTGCGTCACGGCGCGGAAGTAA
- a CDS encoding DUF2961 domain-containing protein, with product MREFLKDVWMHGGEESRAITPENITGEKGRAAMSASHLGVGRKGSCCVPLESGETITLADIEGPGIIRHIWMTVPDKTAAGSFVMRDLVLRFYWDDEETPSVECPVGDFFCNGFGERAIVNSMPICVNPTGGMNCYFEMPFRKHAKVTLTSEHPGFIKYIFYTFNYALTDVPDDAMYFHARFNRERSTRRGVDYTVLDGVRGKGYYVGTYMALCALERYWWGEGEMKFFLDGDEEFPTVTSTGAEDYFGGAWAFLDRPPHALPEAQCFNTLFAGYPYRSTRDATRDRFSAGKPNPNPMLATNDDALPRHGLYRWHLPDPISFKEDLRVTFQDLGNDDIKLYEREDDISTVAYWYQSEPHAVLAPFAARQDRVPR from the coding sequence ATGAGAGAGTTCCTTAAGGACGTGTGGATGCACGGCGGTGAGGAAAGCCGCGCCATCACCCCCGAGAACATCACGGGCGAGAAGGGCCGTGCCGCCATGTCGGCCAGCCACCTCGGCGTCGGCCGCAAGGGCTCGTGCTGCGTGCCCCTTGAGTCCGGCGAGACCATCACGCTCGCGGACATCGAGGGCCCCGGCATCATCCGCCACATCTGGATGACCGTCCCCGACAAGACCGCCGCCGGCAGCTTCGTCATGCGCGACCTCGTGCTGCGCTTCTACTGGGACGACGAGGAGACCCCCTCGGTCGAGTGCCCTGTCGGCGACTTCTTCTGCAACGGCTTCGGTGAGCGCGCCATCGTCAACTCGATGCCCATCTGCGTGAACCCGACGGGCGGCATGAACTGCTACTTCGAGATGCCTTTCAGGAAGCACGCCAAGGTCACGCTTACGAGCGAGCACCCCGGGTTCATTAAGTACATCTTCTACACGTTCAACTACGCGCTCACCGACGTGCCGGACGACGCCATGTACTTCCACGCCCGTTTTAACCGCGAGCGCAGCACCCGCAGGGGCGTCGACTACACCGTGCTCGACGGCGTGCGCGGTAAGGGCTACTACGTCGGCACCTACATGGCCCTGTGCGCCCTGGAGCGCTATTGGTGGGGCGAGGGCGAGATGAAGTTCTTCCTCGACGGCGACGAGGAGTTCCCCACGGTCACCTCGACGGGAGCCGAGGACTACTTCGGCGGTGCCTGGGCCTTCCTCGACAGGCCGCCCCACGCGCTGCCCGAGGCGCAGTGCTTCAACACGCTGTTCGCCGGCTACCCGTACCGCTCGACGCGCGACGCCACGCGCGACCGCTTCAGCGCGGGCAAGCCGAACCCGAACCCGATGCTCGCGACCAACGACGACGCGCTGCCCAGGCACGGCCTCTACAGGTGGCACCTTCCCGACCCGATCTCGTTCAAGGAGGACCTGCGCGTGACGTTCCAGGACCTCGGCAACGACGACATCAAGCTCTACGAGCGCGAGGACGACATCTCCACCGTCGCCTACTGGTACCAAAGCGAGCCGCACGCCGTGCTCGCCCCGTTTGCCGCAAGGCAGGACCGCGTGCCCAGGTAG
- a CDS encoding ROK family protein, producing the protein MSEKQMRLGALEAGGTKMVCAVVSGDGEVLDRMETPTLTPAETVPQMVEWFTARDVDALGIGAFGPTCVDPNDERYGSILQTPKLAWRGYGLRAAFADALGIPVAYDTDVNVACLGEVVFGCCKGLEDAVYVTIGTGVGAGVMCAGRLLHGMLHPEAGHMLVRIRPTEEGRCVCPSHASCLEGLASGPAIAARWGKPAAELADNAEVWALEGDYLGQMCANLVLMYSPRRIVLGGGVMHQEQLYGIVRKKTLEYLGGYIQTAELKDIESYICAPGCGGDQGILGAAELARRALA; encoded by the coding sequence ATGAGCGAAAAGCAAATGAGGCTCGGCGCCCTCGAGGCCGGCGGGACCAAGATGGTCTGTGCCGTGGTGTCCGGCGACGGCGAGGTCCTCGACCGTATGGAGACCCCGACGCTTACGCCCGCCGAGACCGTCCCGCAAATGGTCGAGTGGTTCACCGCCCGCGATGTGGACGCGTTGGGCATCGGCGCCTTCGGCCCGACCTGCGTCGACCCCAACGATGAGCGCTACGGCTCCATCCTCCAGACGCCCAAGCTCGCGTGGCGAGGCTATGGTCTTCGCGCCGCGTTCGCCGACGCCCTCGGGATTCCGGTGGCCTACGACACGGACGTGAACGTTGCCTGCCTCGGCGAAGTGGTCTTCGGCTGCTGCAAGGGGCTCGAGGACGCCGTCTACGTGACCATCGGCACCGGCGTGGGCGCGGGCGTCATGTGCGCGGGCAGGCTCCTTCACGGCATGCTGCACCCCGAGGCCGGCCACATGCTGGTAAGGATTCGTCCCACCGAGGAGGGACGCTGCGTCTGCCCGAGTCACGCGAGCTGTCTCGAGGGCCTCGCCTCCGGCCCCGCCATCGCCGCACGCTGGGGAAAGCCCGCGGCCGAGCTCGCGGACAACGCTGAGGTGTGGGCGCTCGAGGGGGATTATCTGGGGCAGATGTGCGCGAACCTCGTGCTCATGTACTCGCCTCGCCGCATCGTCCTCGGCGGCGGCGTGATGCACCAGGAGCAGCTCTACGGCATCGTCCGCAAGAAGACCCTCGAATATCTGGGTGGCTACATCCAGACCGCCGAGCTTAAGGACATAGAGAGCTACATCTGCGCCCCGGGCTGCGGTGGCGACCAAGGAATCCTCGGCGCGGCCGAGCTGGCAAGAAGGGCGCTCGCGTAA
- a CDS encoding flavodoxin family protein — MNIVVLSGSPRRGANTDTMVEAFAETAREAGHTVEVIRVAGKKIAGCLGCQYCFAHEGTCVQKDDMANVIESLKDADMVVFASPIYWFDITAQEKAAIDRLYAFGATGFPFTKTAFLLDSHSEGVYDAAIAMYKSTCAYCKWEDLGIVTISGMTERDSMASSPKLEEVRELARKLA, encoded by the coding sequence ATGAATATCGTTGTATTGAGTGGTAGCCCGCGCAGGGGCGCCAATACCGACACCATGGTCGAGGCGTTTGCCGAGACCGCGCGCGAGGCCGGCCATACGGTCGAGGTCATCCGCGTTGCCGGCAAGAAAATCGCTGGTTGCCTGGGGTGTCAGTATTGCTTCGCCCACGAGGGCACTTGCGTGCAGAAGGATGACATGGCCAACGTGATTGAGTCGCTGAAAGACGCAGATATGGTCGTCTTCGCCTCGCCTATCTACTGGTTCGATATCACCGCGCAGGAGAAGGCCGCCATCGACCGCCTGTACGCCTTCGGTGCTACGGGCTTCCCGTTCACCAAGACGGCCTTTTTGCTCGATAGCCACAGCGAGGGCGTCTATGATGCGGCGATCGCTATGTACAAGTCGACCTGCGCGTACTGCAAGTGGGAGGACCTGGGCATTGTCACCATCAGCGGTATGACCGAGCGCGACAGCATGGCATCCTCGCCCAAGTTGGAAGAGGTTCGAGAGCTC